The segment GACTTCCAACATTACTGGCATTTCCTACTATTTCACATTTCAATCCTTTATTTTTCTTCATTATTTTTGCAATGGTTGCAATTTCTCTTTGCATATCAGATGTAATATACAATGAGTTAAAAGCAAAATAAACACTTGTTAAAGTTGGAATAGCTCCTGCCGACATTTGGCTAACCGGAGTTCTTTGTACAGTTCCATCAGGCATTTCGGTAGTTACCATACCCTCTTTTAATGATTCGTTAAGTGCATTAATACGAGATTCAACCTCTTCTTGTAATGCCAATACCGTTTCTTTATTATCAGATAAAGCCTTTGTTGTCTTAGCTAATTCTTCTTTCATTGGTGTAATTTCGCTATCAATTTTAGCATTCATCTTAGCAGTCATTTCAGCGCTTACTTCTTTGGCAACAGTCGATTTCACCCTCTTTTCAATCTCATCAGCAGTAATCTGTTGTGGTGTAAAAGTTGGTTTTCCAATATTATATACTATTCCTAAAGAAGTATAAGTATAATTAGTTGCTTTTGTTGTTAAACCGGCATCAAGTAAGTTATCTTGAGAATAACGATAACTAAACTCTGCTGTTAGAAAAATACGTCCTGATTTAAGAATATTAAAGGCTGCTCCCGCACCAATAGGGACAAAGGGTGTCATTTCCATAGTTGTCTTTGTTGTTCCAAGAGCATCCCAGCCAACAACATTAATATACGTTAAACTTCCTCTATCAAAAACTCTTGAATTAAACAAGGTAACACCACCCCCACCAAACATATAAAATTCACGTAAGAATTTTGGCGATTTAGTAAAAACAAAATCATTCAAGCTTAACTTAATAATAATAGAGGCATCCATAAAGTCAACATAATTGGCTAGTGTCAAACCATTATATAATCCTTCAGAATACATTTGTCCGTATAAATAATCGGCACGAATACCTACTTTACGATTAAACTGTTTTCCTAACACAGCCCCTACAGCCCAACTATATGGTTTGTCGTGCAAGCTTGAAAGCATAAAAGTTCCACCTCCATTTATTCCAAAGAACCAATTTTTAAGAATGCCATTCTTTGCTTCGACATTATTAGAATTACCATTCCCTGCAGAAGTATTAGATTGCGCTATAGCAAAAGTAGTCAGGAATAAAAAAGCTATTAAAGCAAACGCGCTACGCAAGCCGTACATCCCTCTGTTTTGTTTTTTTCTCACGGTATTCATACACTGTAATTTTTAGACACTATTCTATTTTGTGAATTTACAGCTAATAAAACCTTACAAACAAGCCCATACAGCAAAGAAACAAACAGTAAATTGTTAATAATAAGGATGTGTTTAAACAAGAAAATAACTCACAA is part of the Bacteroidales bacterium genome and harbors:
- a CDS encoding OmpA family protein — translated: MNTVRKKQNRGMYGLRSAFALIAFLFLTTFAIAQSNTSAGNGNSNNVEAKNGILKNWFFGINGGGTFMLSSLHDKPYSWAVGAVLGKQFNRKVGIRADYLYGQMYSEGLYNGLTLANYVDFMDASIIIKLSLNDFVFTKSPKFLREFYMFGGGGVTLFNSRVFDRGSLTYINVVGWDALGTTKTTMEMTPFVPIGAGAAFNILKSGRIFLTAEFSYRYSQDNLLDAGLTTKATNYTYTSLGIVYNIGKPTFTPQQITADEIEKRVKSTVAKEVSAEMTAKMNAKIDSEITPMKEELAKTTKALSDNKETVLALQEEVESRINALNESLKEGMVTTEMPDGTVQRTPVSQMSAGAIPTLTSVYFAFNSLYITSDMQREIATIAKIMKKNKGLKCEIVGNASNVGSPEYNLMLSQKRAESVALLLVEEFGISENRLRVKSNGLADPLAKNLNKINRRVDLQLIW